A region from the Streptomyces lydicus genome encodes:
- a CDS encoding collagen-like triple helix repeat-containing protein — protein MPFPAGTPVVTLTGTIPAAVGGTPFSGSIILTPSATLVDSTRHAIYPGGGVQPFDTNGTVSVQVIPNNAAGIAPTGWRWQVDVQPTGGRRITFWADIHGNNGDTVQLDSLIPVPAPDGTTGGTAGTAGASAYELALANGFVGTVTQWLASLVGPAGATGATGPAGPTGATGATGAQGPAGPQGATGATGAKGDAGATGPAGAQGATGLQPPLGAAGAGDTIALKSTDPTTTNARTPVAHKASHATGGTDALAPADIGADPAGTASTAVAALSALTQTPVKTADETRTSTTTVSDDLHLFASLDANSVYRFRGMLLFDGPEAADATMTFTAPTGATGGWAPEAGTLSTTTPDGSAQLKVAARLFGSNSDIGVMASSATLAGIMVLPQGIVATGSTAGTLKLRWAQQTSTASPTTLKAGSTLEVVKISGSGPAASGINLDNTAHLPSDQGYLTWTGDPNNAGHVTAQTTSIAGQITLTKIEIRKQITWSEISIGLAGVDSGATLNNCYLGAYNAAGTRMGVTADLSSLLLFGATGRTFPLVTPFTAPPGDYFIAMLLNGVWATNGLTFKSTGAGITVNLKLAPPRLRYSNMLTGQTSLPASLDLTQQTTTLINTGWGSQWYGVS, from the coding sequence ATGCCCTTTCCTGCCGGCACCCCAGTTGTCACCCTCACGGGCACCATCCCGGCAGCCGTCGGCGGAACGCCCTTCAGCGGCAGCATCATCCTCACCCCCTCAGCCACGCTCGTGGACTCCACCCGGCACGCGATCTACCCCGGCGGCGGCGTCCAGCCCTTCGACACCAACGGCACCGTCTCCGTGCAGGTCATCCCCAACAACGCCGCTGGAATTGCTCCCACCGGCTGGCGCTGGCAGGTCGACGTGCAACCGACCGGCGGCCGCCGGATCACCTTCTGGGCCGACATCCACGGCAACAACGGCGACACCGTCCAGCTCGACAGCCTCATCCCTGTTCCCGCACCCGACGGCACCACCGGCGGGACTGCGGGCACGGCCGGCGCCTCCGCCTACGAACTCGCCCTCGCCAACGGCTTCGTCGGCACCGTCACCCAGTGGCTCGCCTCCCTCGTCGGCCCCGCCGGAGCGACCGGCGCGACGGGGCCCGCAGGCCCCACGGGAGCAACGGGAGCAACGGGAGCGCAAGGGCCGGCCGGACCGCAGGGAGCCACAGGCGCGACCGGGGCAAAGGGAGACGCCGGGGCCACTGGCCCGGCCGGCGCCCAGGGAGCCACAGGGCTGCAGCCGCCCCTCGGCGCGGCCGGAGCAGGCGACACCATCGCCCTGAAATCGACCGACCCCACCACCACCAACGCCCGCACCCCGGTCGCGCACAAGGCCAGCCACGCCACCGGCGGCACCGACGCCCTCGCCCCGGCCGACATCGGCGCAGACCCGGCAGGAACCGCCAGCACCGCCGTCGCCGCCCTGTCCGCCCTCACCCAGACACCGGTGAAGACGGCAGACGAGACCCGGACTTCGACCACCACCGTCAGCGACGATCTGCACCTCTTCGCCAGCCTCGACGCCAACTCGGTGTACCGGTTCCGCGGCATGCTCCTCTTCGACGGGCCCGAAGCCGCCGACGCGACCATGACCTTCACCGCGCCCACCGGCGCCACCGGCGGGTGGGCGCCCGAAGCCGGCACCCTCAGCACCACCACACCGGACGGCAGCGCACAGCTCAAGGTCGCCGCGCGACTCTTCGGCAGCAACAGCGACATCGGCGTCATGGCGTCCTCCGCCACGCTCGCCGGAATCATGGTCCTCCCACAGGGCATCGTCGCCACCGGCAGCACCGCCGGCACGCTGAAGCTCCGCTGGGCCCAGCAGACCAGCACCGCCAGCCCGACCACGCTCAAGGCGGGGTCGACGCTGGAGGTCGTCAAGATCTCCGGCTCGGGCCCGGCCGCCTCCGGCATCAACCTCGACAACACCGCCCACCTGCCCAGCGACCAGGGGTATCTGACCTGGACCGGTGACCCGAACAACGCCGGACACGTCACGGCCCAGACCACTTCGATAGCAGGGCAGATCACCCTGACGAAGATCGAGATCAGGAAGCAGATCACCTGGTCGGAGATCTCGATCGGCCTGGCCGGCGTCGACAGCGGCGCCACCCTCAACAACTGCTACCTGGGCGCATACAACGCGGCCGGCACGCGGATGGGGGTCACCGCCGACCTCTCCAGCCTCCTCCTGTTCGGCGCCACCGGCCGCACCTTCCCGCTCGTCACACCGTTCACCGCACCGCCGGGCGACTACTTCATCGCCATGCTGCTCAACGGGGTATGGGCCACCAACGGGTTGACCTTCAAGAGCACGGGCGCCGGAATCACCGTCAACCTCAAGCTCGCCCCGCCGAGGCTGCGGTATTCCAACATGCTCACCGGGCAGACGAGCCTGCCCGCCAGCCTGGACCTGACGCAGCAGACCACCACGCTGATCAACACGGGCTGGGGCTCGCAGTGGTACGGAGTCAGCTGA
- a CDS encoding HNH endonuclease has translation MRRLRPCLVCGRLTRNASRCDTDQAAWQQRQDQLRGSAHQRGYGQPWRKVAAAAVAAHRQTHGQWCPGWGVPAHPASDLTADHITPKAAGGTDDPRNIQVLCRGCNSRKRNRPST, from the coding sequence ATGCGCAGGCTCCGGCCCTGCCTGGTGTGTGGACGCCTCACCCGCAACGCGTCGAGGTGCGACACGGACCAGGCGGCATGGCAGCAGAGGCAGGACCAACTGCGAGGCAGCGCTCACCAGCGTGGCTACGGCCAGCCGTGGCGCAAGGTGGCAGCCGCCGCGGTGGCAGCCCACCGGCAGACACACGGTCAGTGGTGCCCCGGCTGGGGTGTGCCTGCCCACCCGGCCAGCGACCTCACTGCCGACCACATCACCCCCAAGGCCGCCGGCGGCACCGACGACCCCCGCAACATCCAGGTGCTGTGCAGAGGCTGCAACAGCCGCAAGCGCAACCGCCCCTCGACCTGA
- a CDS encoding terminase TerL endonuclease subunit encodes MPAADVRRGDGEDVADFIETLCTVTKDTFAGPSGSPLTLRDWQHDLLGHLFARRKDGRRRHRVALIGEPRKNGKSGLGAGIALDGLFDGTGAEVYSCAGDKEQARIVFGDARRMVEASADLSAAIKCYKDALEVVETGSVYRCLSAEAFTKEGLSPTRVLFDELHVQPNPDLWNVMALAAGARLDPMLIGITTAGVKSDSTGKDSICYRLFQYGQRLAAGEEVDASFFMAWWGAPDDADHRRPETWQMANPAYGDLIDPEDFEAAVRRTPEAEFRTKRLNQWVNTAETWLPAGAWDACRGGGAVPDGAEVCLGFDGSFNGDSTALVVVSCPVDGEAPHVDVVEAWERPTEAGPGWTVPILDVEAAIRAACRRWDVREIVCDPYRWGRTYQVLEDEGLPIVEFPQSPARMIPATTRFYEAVMGQLLTHSGDPRLARHLANCVVKTDSRGSRLSKDAKHSPRKIDLAVSAVMAHERACQEPEPEPEPQFFSWADL; translated from the coding sequence GTGCCGGCCGCGGACGTCCGGCGCGGCGACGGCGAGGACGTCGCGGACTTCATCGAGACCCTGTGCACCGTCACCAAGGACACGTTCGCCGGGCCGAGCGGCTCGCCGCTGACGCTCCGGGACTGGCAGCACGATCTGCTGGGGCACCTGTTCGCGCGCCGGAAGGACGGCCGGCGCCGGCACCGCGTGGCGCTGATCGGGGAGCCGCGGAAGAACGGCAAGAGCGGGCTGGGCGCCGGGATCGCGCTGGATGGGCTGTTCGACGGTACGGGCGCCGAGGTCTACAGCTGCGCCGGCGACAAGGAACAGGCCCGCATCGTCTTCGGGGACGCCCGGCGCATGGTGGAGGCCAGCGCGGATCTGTCTGCGGCGATCAAGTGCTACAAGGATGCGCTGGAAGTCGTCGAGACCGGGTCGGTGTACCGCTGCCTGTCGGCGGAGGCGTTCACCAAGGAGGGCCTGAGCCCGACGCGCGTGCTCTTCGACGAGCTGCACGTCCAGCCGAACCCGGATCTGTGGAACGTCATGGCGCTCGCCGCGGGCGCCAGGCTGGACCCGATGCTGATCGGCATCACGACCGCCGGGGTGAAGAGCGACTCCACCGGCAAGGACAGCATCTGCTACCGGCTGTTCCAGTACGGGCAGAGGCTCGCCGCGGGCGAAGAGGTCGACGCCTCGTTCTTCATGGCCTGGTGGGGCGCGCCGGACGACGCCGACCACCGGCGGCCCGAGACGTGGCAGATGGCCAACCCGGCGTACGGGGACCTGATCGACCCGGAGGACTTCGAGGCCGCGGTCCGCAGGACTCCGGAGGCCGAGTTCCGTACGAAGCGGCTGAACCAGTGGGTGAACACCGCGGAGACCTGGCTTCCGGCCGGGGCGTGGGACGCGTGCCGGGGCGGTGGCGCGGTGCCGGACGGCGCCGAGGTGTGCCTCGGCTTCGACGGCTCGTTCAACGGGGACTCCACTGCCCTGGTGGTGGTGTCCTGCCCGGTCGACGGCGAGGCGCCGCACGTGGACGTGGTGGAGGCGTGGGAGCGGCCGACGGAGGCCGGGCCGGGCTGGACGGTGCCGATCCTGGATGTCGAGGCGGCGATCCGGGCGGCGTGCCGGCGGTGGGATGTGCGGGAGATCGTGTGCGACCCCTACCGGTGGGGCCGTACGTATCAGGTGCTGGAGGACGAGGGCCTGCCGATCGTGGAGTTCCCGCAGTCCCCGGCCCGCATGATCCCGGCGACGACCCGCTTCTACGAGGCGGTGATGGGCCAGTTGCTGACGCACTCCGGAGACCCGAGGCTGGCCCGGCACCTGGCCAACTGCGTCGTCAAGACCGACAGCCGGGGGTCGCGGCTGTCGAAGGACGCGAAGCACAGCCCGAGGAAGATTGACCTGGCCGTCTCGGCGGTCATGGCGCACGAACGGGCGTGCCAGGAGCCGGAGCCCGAGCCCGAGCCGCAGTTCTTCAGCTGGGCCGATCTGTAG
- a CDS encoding phage terminase small subunit P27 family, whose translation MVHLAAVADIPAAPETLGEAGERAWARLWTAGQAWLSPTTDVDLLTRLCEAHDEREAMRDQIAVDGYMVAGSMGQQRAHPLLSEVRALESQITKYESLCGFTPSDRARLGYAEVKRASKLEELAARRAARVQGAK comes from the coding sequence GTGGTGCACCTGGCCGCCGTCGCGGACATTCCCGCAGCGCCGGAGACGCTCGGCGAGGCGGGCGAGCGGGCTTGGGCGCGGCTGTGGACGGCCGGTCAGGCGTGGCTGTCCCCGACCACCGATGTGGACCTGCTCACGCGCCTGTGCGAAGCGCACGATGAGCGCGAGGCGATGCGCGATCAGATCGCGGTCGACGGCTACATGGTGGCCGGGTCGATGGGGCAGCAGCGGGCGCATCCGCTGCTGTCGGAGGTGCGGGCGCTGGAGTCACAGATCACCAAGTACGAGAGCCTGTGCGGCTTCACCCCGTCGGACCGGGCACGGCTCGGCTATGCGGAGGTGAAGCGTGCCTCCAAGCTCGAAGAACTCGCGGCCCGGCGGGCGGCGCGCGTCCAGGGCGCGAAGTAG